A region of Candidatus Nezhaarchaeota archaeon DNA encodes the following proteins:
- a CDS encoding MmgE/PrpD family protein, which produces MPRKSYAEVLADFVESVDLNKVPFNVIEHTKFCILDWFGVTIAGSAEKDAITLVELFKELRPRDASIIGFDVKIPVHEAAYVNGVISHMIELDDIHREAIIHPGVPVIPAALALSEKLGRSGETLVEAVIAGYEVEIAIGKAVNPSHYKYWHSTGTCGTFGSAAAASKVLGLGAEMIVSAFGIAGTHAAGLIETFGTSSKPLNPGRAARDGVLAALLAERGFVGPRTIFEGDKGFFRATSSEIDYDKGFRGLGEKYEILMNSFKRHSSCGHTHAAIDAILSLRGKTGLRPVDVVEVEVGTYSDAVEIVGRNYEPKTPLEAKFSLPYCIAVAMLDGVVSLRQFTFERMSRADVKDFMKKVKVYVDKDVNALYPRKLGARVRVKTANGDVYEELVEVAKGNPENPLTRDELIDKFIQLASMKLSHDKCTELIRAILRVEKLSDVRELIEIMAS; this is translated from the coding sequence ATGCCCCGGAAAAGTTATGCAGAGGTTCTCGCAGACTTTGTAGAATCGGTTGATCTAAATAAGGTTCCATTTAATGTTATTGAGCATACGAAGTTCTGCATATTGGACTGGTTCGGTGTTACAATAGCCGGGTCGGCGGAGAAGGATGCTATAACACTTGTTGAGTTATTTAAAGAATTGAGACCCAGAGATGCGAGCATAATCGGTTTTGACGTCAAGATACCGGTACATGAGGCAGCATATGTTAATGGCGTCATAAGCCACATGATTGAGCTGGATGATATACATAGGGAGGCAATAATACACCCGGGAGTTCCAGTGATTCCAGCTGCTTTAGCTTTATCTGAAAAACTTGGAAGATCAGGTGAAACGTTAGTAGAAGCTGTGATAGCTGGTTATGAGGTTGAGATAGCTATTGGTAAGGCGGTAAATCCATCACACTACAAATACTGGCACTCGACAGGAACATGCGGTACCTTTGGTTCAGCCGCAGCAGCATCTAAAGTGCTTGGTCTAGGAGCTGAAATGATCGTGAGCGCCTTCGGTATTGCTGGAACACATGCAGCTGGTCTCATAGAGACCTTCGGAACTTCCAGTAAGCCATTAAACCCCGGAAGAGCGGCTAGGGATGGTGTCCTCGCTGCACTCTTAGCTGAAAGGGGGTTTGTAGGGCCGAGAACCATATTTGAAGGCGATAAAGGCTTCTTTAGGGCGACGTCAAGCGAGATAGACTACGATAAAGGATTTAGAGGGTTGGGAGAGAAGTACGAGATACTTATGAATAGTTTTAAGAGACATTCGTCGTGCGGTCATACGCATGCAGCAATAGATGCTATCCTGAGCTTAAGGGGGAAAACCGGGTTAAGACCCGTGGATGTAGTTGAAGTAGAAGTTGGGACATATAGCGATGCAGTTGAAATCGTGGGTAGAAACTATGAACCCAAGACCCCACTTGAAGCTAAGTTTAGCTTACCTTATTGTATCGCAGTAGCTATGTTAGATGGAGTTGTCAGCTTGAGGCAGTTTACTTTTGAGAGAATGTCAAGGGCTGATGTCAAGGATTTCATGAAGAAGGTTAAGGTATATGTGGACAAGGATGTTAATGCCTTATATCCACGTAAACTTGGTGCTAGAGTAAGAGTTAAGACTGCAAACGGTGATGTTTATGAAGAGCTTGTAGAGGTAGCTAAAGGAAACCCGGAGAATCCTCTCACCAGAGATGAGCTTATAGACAAATTCATTCAGCTAGCGTCAATGAAGTTAAGCCACGATAAATGCACGGAGTTGATTAGGGCAATACTACGTGTTGAGAAGTTAAGTGACGTTAGGGAGCTCATTGAAATCATGGCTTCTTAG